The genomic segment aaacatttttatttctattagtTAGATCTCTCAATAAAGTTGTTTAACTTCATTATTAATCTGTGAGATTAAAGCATATACTGGCCTCATTCTaagatttttctgtattattgcTTTGCAATGCATAGCTATTCTTAAGGCTCAGTTCAGCTTGTCccaaaacaatttaattttcttttcttatttgctTTTTGTAGGTGAAAAATGTCcagaaaagttaaaatttcCACACAGAATTAAGCCTGATGGAAATAGGGACACATGATTTTTTTGTAGAGGAATATACATAAAGATAAATCAAGATGCTTCTGGGTGAGCAAGATCAATTCTTGTCCTACAACGGTGAAGTCCTTGTATTTCAGTTGTCAAAATCAAAGCATGCAGAGGAAGCAGGTGATAAAACAATGAATTTATGTGTCAGAAGGATGGCATTCAACAGAGACACTAAGGTGTTTGTTCAGAAGTCTTCTGGATCATTCAGCATGGGAGTCAGTCACTCAAAAATTGAAATGATTTGTTGTAGCTGCACGACAGATTCCAGAACAGGGATTATTCTTCCCTGCATTttgatgaagaagaaaaaacgGAACAGTATCAAATACTTTTTATTGTTGCTTCACGGTTCTAACCAATTTGAGccatccttttattttaaattagattATGAGCTGAAAGAAGACATCAGGTTGTTTGCTGGCCCATCACTGTTATGGATACATGCCAACAAGCTGTTCTACATCTCTTCCAACACCTGTGTTGTTCAAAGTGCCCCTGTTCATCTTTCTTGCGTGGTGTGGACAGGTGAAATTATGGGTGAAGGCACTGTTGTCTTAGGGATAAGAACTGCTTGCCTGCCAGAGACTGAAGACCCAGATGGGTTTTCTGTTTCAGACAGAGCCATCTGGGGCAGTGAGTTCTTTGGATATGCAATTCAATCACAGAAGTTTCTGAGTGGCACGTGCTTCATGCCTCATGCCTACAGCAGAGTGGTGTCTTCTGTCTACGTCTGCAGGAGTGAGAGATTGAGGAAACAGCTCCAAATATCACTTGTTGCCATAACCCACAAGAACCAGCTTGTTTGGTTCCAAAATGGTGCCCCTAAAGGTGTTTGTGAGCTTCCTTACGAAAAGCCATGTTCAGTAACACCAGCTCTAACCAGCAGCAGAGATTTGCTATTTGCTGTGTCTTTTGCCTCTGGAAATAGCTGTGTTGTACAGAGGAGAGACAGCTTACAGGTACTGTTGGCTTCAAACAGCTCCATTTTACTGCAGTCTTTTTTGTATATATTGTCTTATTGAAAGTCCTGCAACTAAAAACCTGCATGTTCAAGTTCTTTAGATTTCTTGTTAGTTTATTATTGTTGCTGCTAGTAAAATAACCTGTCTAAAGTATGACATTGTTTTGCTTCCATTGCTTGCTTATATATCTGAAAATGAAGCTTGTACTTTCTCATTTAGCAATATATTTATGAATCTGACCAAAGCTTCTGTTGCTAATGGAAAACTGCAGTAATGTGAAAACTTGAAGTTGTTAGGCAGTTATGAGTCTGCCTGGATGATTTGTGTTAGAAGTAACCTCATACCATTGCAAGTATAAACTGCTCATTGGAACGTCAAAGCTTTTTGAGCCTTAATTCCTAATGACAAAAAGTTGTTCCTAGAAAACGTTGTTTTAtgaaaatgacaggaaaaaaccTTGCTATTGTTTCTTAAAATTAGGAGAGACAAAGTTTCTGCTAAGGTTTTGTAGTAGTCTGACAGGAAGACTTTTATCagtcaagaaataaaaatttataacATTTAGTTGCTGGCATTATTATaaaaatttgtctttaaatttCAAACATAGTTAAGTCTGTTGTGAAACAGAGATATTTCTCAATATCAAAGGTACAATGCCTTTAACTGATCTCTGAGTATTACTGCTTCTAAATAACTGTTACAACATTCAGCTGTTCAGGTGTTTGAATACACTGAAAAGTTGTCATCTTCTCTGCAGCCTGTAATCTGGAAAGTGATCTTTAAGGAGAAATGGCTAATTTCTCCCAGAGTTACATAGGCTCTAAATGATGGGGTGAGAGTGAGAGGTTGGAACTTCTAAATATTATTGTATTCCACAAAACTGAGTAGGCTCTCTCTCAATGGAAAGCAAGCCTCACCAAAATGAGATCTCAAATACAATATTTATtctaataaatgtattttaaaacctCTTCTACTCTAGGTGGCTTCCAAATGGCAAAAAGTGAAGTGTGTTTTGGTGGATGATTTTATTGGCTCTGGAAGTGAGCAGCTGTTACTGCTTTTTAAGGATGACTCCAATACAGACGTGTTAAGTACATTCAAAATAACAGATCTTGGGGAGGTCAACTATGCAGTAAGTTGAGCTTGCCTTTTCTCAGCTACTCAGTCTGTGCTTACTAAATTAAGAAAATCTCAACAAATCATTAAAGTATTGATGCAAAGTGAAATTTGATGTGTGCTGTGAATGCCCTGAAGTTTGAATACAATATTCCCTGCTGTAATCTTAAATTATCTGAAGatgtttttttttgcttctatAATTGTATCAACATTCTGTTGGGAAATTAATGCAGCTGAAAATGCTTTACATACATAATAGTTTTGCCACAATGCTTACCTTTTGGCTAAGAACCCTTAATTTAGTTAAGGCCATAGTGCTTGTTAATTATCTTCTCATAATTGGGTCTTTCCATTATGTACTATCAAATTTGAATTGCTTTCAGAAAATaggattttgcttttaaaagacaTAGTGTGATTCTCTTGGCTTGCTGTATTTTCTCCCAGATTTTTATAATGCTGTGTAATAGCCTGTATCTTACTTTCAGCTTTTTAATTCATTCagggttttgattttgttttttttctttcagagtgGTATCAATTATAAACATGAtgttcctgctgcagaaggATTGCAAGAGAATGGTTTGCTTACTGTCCGAGCCCTTGAAACAAGATTACAGGTTTGTACTCAATAGTTCTGCCTCCATGTTTTCTGTAAATTACTGTTCTGTATCATTGCATTATCTAGAGGGTGAAGCTAATGATACTGTTATTATTGAAGATAGTGGTTCAGGGAAAAGGTCAACATGGTTAAGTATTTATTCTTGAATCAGTAGTAATCTGTGTTTCAGGTCTCTCAGTTGTTGTAAGTGCATTAAGGTAATTGTCATGGTCTaacttaattttaattaaaagtttgaGATAATGCTGAAGCTATCTTATCAGAGCTCCTTAGCAGTCATTTTACTTGTGTTTAAATACCAGCTTTAAAAAACTGGAAGGTTTACTTCTTTTGCTCCCCATTACATACAGAACTTTCAGGTCATGTAGTAGCAGGTTCCCGGTGAGTGCATTTGCACAATTGGTGACAGTGGTTATTTCACCACCTCTGATGTTCGTGGTCCTGTTACTAGTGGTTTTATAAGGATAGTTTTGAGATGTACTATAGATAAAGCTAAAATGTATCCTTCTTTTAACTAGAATCATTTATAAAACAAACTGGGGGGAAAGTTGGGAGTTTCCCACCCGACATACGCACCAGTGTGAGTGCTTCAGTAGTCTGTATATTAGCCTCTACCAAATGGGTAATAATTGACAAATAGGAAgatcatttaagaaaaaaaagctttaggGGAGAGCATGAATCTCATTCTGAGTCAAGGATGTGAGGCTATTGTTAATTTGCTAAGTGTACTTTAAAGACTAGATACAAGGTTATTATTCCTGTCACTTGAGAATTAGGGAAAACTAAGTAGGGTATTGTGGCAGTTTTATTTCCAGCctttaaaaatgaagcaaatgaaTTGGCAATAGTTTACCagtcaataaataaataaaagaaggaCATATtaggaaaagactgaaaaagaaaagacttttcTAGTTCTAATGACAAACAAGATATTTAAAGTGCATCATCcaaaaaatgaaagctgtttGGAGAACAGtagacaaaatgtttttttccctcctagaAGACCAAGAAAACAGAAGCTGGATTAATATTGAAGACCTCTTGAGGTCCCTTCAATCCTGCTTTTTTGCAGCTTGCATGTTAGAGGCCTATTGGCTTTAATAGAAGTGCAGTCTTCCTTCCAAATgcatctttttctgtttctgcatttttttcttttttgactgtcatattttaaaactgaCTTCACTGCTGCATTCTTGCCCTATTCATTACATTACTTTCCTCTTCTACAAAGCAGAAATTAGTTTCTGTTTCTTACTGGCTGCTCCTTCCATGAATCTAATGACCTTGTCCACCCTGCCACTGACAGCTGTATGTTCTATTGACGTTCTATGTTCCATAACTTTGTTCTTTCAATACACCAACTGGCTTCCAGCTGTACAGCTCTGTGAatctgtgtcacaaggaaacGAATTAACTGGTTTGCACTTGCTACTGGTTCTGCTGGAAACAAGCTACTGGTTGTATATTTTATCTATTGTGTGCTGATATAGTTCTTACAGACACAGAATCCTTCCCAAGACCTCACGTTTCTGTGCTTTTAGATCTTTTTAATCTCTAATTTTCAAAGCCATGTGCTAGCACAAGCATTGTAAGCAATTGGAAACTTACTGTGTTTTAATGCTGTAAATTTTTGAAGTTGTCAAACTTATGAATTTGGAAATAAGTgcagatatttctttttaacctCACTGTTGCTAACTTGTTGAAATCCCCATTGTTCTGTATTATATTTGCTGAACAGGTGAAGTACTCTTGCTGGTTTTTATAATCTGATATATAATTGAATTTCAAGGATGCTTGTTTTGAAGCAGTACTGCATGTGTTCTGCTTAGCTTGGGAATTTTCAAAGGTTATTTAGTCTTGAAGTGGTGCCTCTTGATATTTATCATCAAAATTCAGATGTTCTAGAAATTTGCAATCAAATCAAGTTTTCACAGTCTCCATGGAATGTTGTGTTTTAGAGCAAGATAAAACAGCAGATGCAGCCCTTTTGCATCCTTGTTGCTTAACTGTTGTTTTACATCTGCACAGCTGTTTTCTTGACCACGTGAGAACTTTGGCAGGAATGAATTATAGTCCACTGGATAAGGAAGTTGTATTTAAGTTATACctagtaatatatataaactgcattttgcaggCAGTGAAATCGAAAAACAGATCAGCTTGATCAATTTTGAATTgttctatatttattttgtatacACTATTTTGGGCCTGAATCCAGCCTTTTctcctttgaatttttttttttacttgcgTTTTGGTATCTTCTGAAGAAGGCATTCTTTGGCAGAGTACTGCAGTTCCATTGTAACAGCTGAGGTTACAGGGTTTCTCATGGTTTTAGTTGATTGTTTTGGCAGAAATAAAGAAGTATCTTTATGTCCACTGGTCTGTTCTTCCTCCCATTACTTGACAGTTTTGTAAGGACTGTTAATTCTGGATTTACTCACAGCTCTATTGTCTTTGGCTCTGGACTGCCTTGTTTTTATGttcatgtttattttctcttctaagGTGatctacttttattttcttggtttaACAGCACAAAACTTGTAACTCCTGCTGATGCTTGTAGTGCAGTACATCTTGGCATGAAGCAGAGAGGATGCGCCTGTCACTTGTGACAGAGGGGGACACAACTCAGTCTTGGGTTTGCTATGTGGTGGAATTCAGGtctttttcttgtgctttaGGAGGAAAAAGGGCTTGCAAAAGCCAGATTGGTTAGCAAGGATACAACAGTGAAGGTTTGGCCATTTTGACTGCTTCCACGTCTGTGCTTCCCCATTTGCTTTCTGGTTCTCAATTGTTTATTCAGGAGTTGGCTCCAATGAGAGTGAATGATGGCTTAGTGTTCTGATGACCTAAATTAGGAAGATATTGTAGACTCATCTTCATTTTCATCTCTTGAGTCAAGTCTGGCCCTGGATTATTCCTTGGAATCTGGTGCTTAGATTCACAGTTGGATAGGTGACAATTTTTTTGCAAAACTTTTCATGAGTGCTGTTGGTCTAAATGTCCTTTGCCAGTGCAGCTTGAGCAGATGATATCACTTTACTTATAAGATCTGCTTTTTTATTCGGGCTTAAAATGGATTTGTGTGTGTTATGTGTttggggggggcggggggggggggcgttTCTGAGGGGATGGGTGAAGAGAGAAGTTTGGTTTTGCATTCCAGAGTTCAGTTCTCTCCTTGACAGCATTGCACTTCTCAGGATGTTCCTTTGCAGATAATAGCTTTTGAGGAGCTTTCTTAAAACCTGAGAAGCTGGCATGATGTTCTTTCTTTATTGcttggtttgtgggtttttttggttggtttgccTTGGctggtttttggggggattttttcattgtgttttatTTAACAGAGATGCAGCCAACATGTGTGTCTGCTTGTATATCTGTCaattcttcaaaatatttacttgACTAATAATCAATATAAATCTTGAGAAGAAGATGAAACTGCTCTACATGAAAAAGTGAAGCAGGATTAATAATGAAAGATAGCACTCAGAAATATATCTATGGAAACATATCTGAATATCTATGTAATTTGATTACGTTTACCTTAATATTTATCTTTAGGTTTAATATTGAAAGATTCTGAGATTGATATTTTAACAACAGGGTAGCATGACATGAACATTTTTTAGAAATGCTATTTGTGATTCTTGCATAAAAATGGAAAGCTGAAAAGATATTTTGATAGCTTTAGTATCTTTTCTTATGTGCAGTAGTCTAATGATTATCTTTTACAGGCTGGTTGGACTTCTGTTcgagagctgcagcagcatttagGACTCCAAAAGAGGGTCATTCTTGAGTCTTGCAGAGCATTAACAGATCTTGTTGAAGAAAGAACCCATATTCTACCAAACTCAAAAGAGGTAAAATGCAGGAGATGTGCCAAATCACTTCTGAATTCTGCCAAGCCATTTGTAGAGGGTGCTGCCATCATCCACTTACCCCTTTTGCCTGTAGGGGTTGCCACTATCAAAACTCATTAATCTGCTATTTAAGTCTGGTTCATTTTCTTAACTTGCCAGTTTATGTAGTTAGGAGCAAATTTAGTTGTTTCTGCTTGAAATTGATGTGCACAGAACCTCCTGACAACTGAGTGGTATGGAGGAGTAACCCCTTACAGAGTTAGTGACAAACACGAGGGGAGTGTACAGTTCTAATTGCCCAGTTGCCTAGATATTGAATATCTGTCTGTAATCTCACATGTTACAAAAAGGGAGTTGTCATAGAACTATGTGAGCAAAATTGATTTTATAATGGGGGCAGAGTGAACTGTGGGCTGAGAAGGTGATGGAGGTTGggaaaatcttattttaataCGTTTCTCAAAAGAAACCTCATTTAATTGAAATGAGGTTGATCTCTTTCAATTACTGTTGTGGCATCTTGTAAGTTTTCTGGATTTGCACAGAATATTGAGCAATTAAATGCAATGATATAAATTCTAGCACCTTATATCTTTGGACATTTAATTGTATGACAGGTAAAGATTTTGACATACGATGTTTACAAGGAGAGAGTAAGTTGTACTTTACATGATGATATAATGTGTTTTGAGAAAATTCAATTCTATTTATTGTAGAGAATAAACTATAGTTTATATATATCTTTCTATTTTATGTATCTTAAAAACTCTTCCAGCTTTACTTGTGGTAAAACACAAAGTAATGCAGtataaaaatacccaaaatctCTGCCTAATTTACCtaaaaacccacatttttctGTAAGGAAGGCCTTGTCTCCCTCTGGGATGATGTAGAAAATCCTCCTGACTCTCTTAGTAAAGAGACATCACCAGCACCTGAAGTCCCAGAGCGCTTCACAGAGGAATTGTGGCAGCGTGTTGTGGGTGACAGCCTGGTAGTTGGAGTAAAGCTAACTGAATCATTTTATTTGTGAGTATATACACTTATCCTGTAATTTCATTGGTAGTTTTATAGAAAATGAATATGTAGGTTAAGCTCTGCAGTAAATTTGAACTTTCTCATGTtgaacataaaatatttcaaatgtgtATTGCCAGTATTTTTGCTACTGGTTGATTGCTCTCTAGCACTatgcagaaaaat from the Molothrus ater isolate BHLD 08-10-18 breed brown headed cowbird unplaced genomic scaffold, BPBGC_Mater_1.1 matUn_MA614, whole genome shotgun sequence genome contains:
- the LOC118700043 gene encoding Fanconi anemia group B protein-like; amino-acid sequence: MLLGEQDQFLSYNGEVLVFQLSKSKHAEEAGDKTMNLCVRRMAFNRDTKVFVQKSSGSFSMGVSHSKIEMICCSCTTDSRTGIILPCILMKKKKRNSIKYFLLLLHGSNQFEPSFYFKLDYELKEDIRLFAGPSLLWIHANKLFYISSNTCVVQSAPVHLSCVVWTGEIMGEGTVVLGIRTACLPETEDPDGFSVSDRAIWGSEFFGYAIQSQKFLSGTCFMPHAYSRVVSSVYVCRSERLRKQLQISLVAITHKNQLVWFQNGAPKGVCELPYEKPCSVTPALTSSRDLLFAVSFASGNSCVVQRRDSLQVASKWQKVKCVLVDDFIGSGSEQLLLLFKDDSNTDVLSTFKITDLGEVNYASGINYKHDVPAAEGLQENGLLTVRALETRLQAGWTSVRELQQHLGLQKRVILESCRALTDLVEERTHILPNSKEEGLVSLWDDVENPPDSLSKETSPAPEVPERFTEELWQRVVGDSLVVGVKLTESFYLSLSDVSLSLVMDQDFSSISPIIKCQSKIIKLNKAFSALAVSPSQIEPPPKKMKLDLHSKNDLKKEFPKRSSRIQLDGAKTVTAVTSLSPLLAFHRVCCVVLLHARKQNHQNDGLQQSKKIAVLCGKILLSLEDISNGRYSIKMLRDNSYCA